In Rhodamnia argentea isolate NSW1041297 chromosome 11, ASM2092103v1, whole genome shotgun sequence, one genomic interval encodes:
- the LOC115757482 gene encoding agamous-like MADS-box protein AGL61, with amino-acid sequence MTKEGTNARRVTFSKCQPGLFKKAGEVSTLCAVETALILLSPRGKPFYLGRPSVGAVLDRSERPKMACIDANQRAQIDRDRNIEEIKKQYAHLLDQLKVGKEGGKELDDIKALPFEKFSFAEFKVFDEWLEDVEKAVDKRRMELLALEASSSTPRPRAADASIGSQTDDEPRNAEAGNE; translated from the coding sequence ATGACGAAGGAGGGTACCAATGCTCGACGAGTTACCTTCTCGAAATGCCAACCGGGGCTGTTCAAGAAGGCAGGTGAAGTATCTACTCTTTGTGCCGTCGAGACGGCCCTCATCCTTCTCTCTCCTAGAGGCAAGCCTTTCTATCTTGGTCGCCCTTCTGTGGGTGCAGTCCTAGACAGGTCTGAGCGTCCAAAGATGGCTTGTATTGATGCTAATCAACGGGCACAAATCGATAGAGACCGAAACATTGAGGAAATAAAGAAACAATATGCCCATCTGCTCGATCAACTGAAAGTTGGAAAGGAAGGAGGTAAAGAGCTGGATGATATTAAGGCCCTGCCATTCGAAAAATTCAGCTTCGCTGAGTTTAAGGTATTCGATGAATGGCTGGAAGATGTCGAGAAAGCGGTGGACAAGAGAAGGATGGAGCTCTTGGCCTTAGAGGCGTCAAGTTCAACTCCACGCCCAAGAGCTGCCGATGCCTCCATCGGAAGCCAGACCGATGATGAACCTCGTAATGCAGAAGCTGGAAATGAGTAA
- the LOC115757494 gene encoding senescence-associated carboxylesterase 101-like, with translation MDPVEDAKPLFSNGIELVNLAVSSDVLSNSWAAISELQSQTDRNHQSPPSPETVKIREFEHPEYKIIAFVTPPVATTYLQEAGDLVPSSSSEASEFEFLCSKDSPSFSINKAAISLFNSLRDKQLSPLKAQVATSSKSRPHIITGDCLGGSIASLFTLWLLRILDSATKNRPLCITFGSPLIGDGGFQQAILQYSTWSSCFLHVAHMDDCFPRHFLLSTTEQSLYRPFGTFLLCSKSGGACFEAPKSIIELLTLNSSERNVGTADPQIFSYKSVIECLERRLTCKNQSAFNVADADSFKAGITAQVAAIGLMQIQDRDIDAKIVMPEQDTLEQKNPAIDPAKALDKMKVYLAYFEWYKNKCEDDGRGPGYYDSFKNKMARRDHKVVKFKTELEMYWVPVVEEAEKRPQRVGSPMRIRWLFAGTNYRRMVEPLHIAEYYKWGKRSYISQGRPKHFKLLEQWLDEHQKQPKNSVPNKSKMKKIMFSVTEDSCFWAHVEEARISCRLLNTGGLNSTEIEKLVEFEKYVMGLLKDYAVSPDIFLESSSYMQWWREYEDILRKQMIGDSHNSELICFMNEEYYYQYKSGTW, from the exons ATGGACCCTGTTGAAGATGCCAAACCTCT ATTCAGCAACGGAATCGAGTTGGTGAACTTAGCCGTGTCCTCCGATGTTCTGAGCAATTCATGGGCTGCAATCTCTGAACTCCAGTCCCAGACCGACCGCAATCACCAAAGCCCACCATCTCCTGAAACAGTGAAAATCCGAGAATTTGAACACCCAGAATACAAAATCATTGCTTTTGTGACCCCACCAGTTGCCACTACTTATCTGCAAGAAGCGGGCGATTTggtcccttcttcttcatcagagGCCTCTGAGTTTGAGTTTCTCTGCTCCAAGGACAGCCCGTCTTTTTCCATAAACAAAGCTGCGATTTCTCTGTTCAACTCTCTCCGAGATAAGCAGCTCTCCCCCCTGAAAGCTCAG GTTGCAACTTCCTCCAAGTCAAGACCACACATTATAACTGGAGATTGTTTGGGTGGATCCATTGCCTCTCTTTTCACTCTATGGCTCCTACGCATACTCGATTCAGCCACCAAAAACCGTCCGCTTTGCATCACATTCGGTTCACCCCTCATTGGGGACGGTGGCTTCCAACAAGCCATATTGCAATATTCAACATGGAGTTCTTGCTTCTTGCATGTGGCTCATATGGATGACTGTTTTCCTCGACACTTTCTCTTGTCCACCACGGAGCAGAGTCTATACCGGCCTTTTGGTACATTTCTCTTGTGTTCTAAATCGGGTGGTGCATGTTTCGAAGCACCTAAATCCATAATCGAGTTGCTCACCCTGAACAGCTCGGAAAGGAATGTTGGCACTGCAGATCCCCAAATTTTCAGTTATAAGAGTGTCATTGAATGTCTCGAACGGCGATTGACTTGCAAAAACCAATCTGCTTTTAATGTGGCTGATGCTGATTCATTTAAAGCTGGGATAACTGCGCAAGTTGCAGCAATTGGCCTTATGCAAATTCAG GATAGGGATATCGATGCTAAGATAGTGATGCCTGAACAAGACACCCTAGAACAAAAGAATCCAGCAATTGATCCTGCTAAGGCGTTGGACAAAATGAAAGTGTACCTAGCTTATTTTGAATGGTATAAGAACAAATGCGAAGATGACGGCCGGGGTCCTGGATATTATGACAGCTTCAAGAACAAAATGGCTAGGCGTGACCATAAAGTCGTTAAGTTCAAAACAGAACTCGAGATGTATTGGGTACCCGTGGTGGAAGAGGCGGAGAAGAGGCCTCAGAGGGTAGGATCACCGATGCGTATCCGCTGGCTCTTCGCAGGGACAAATTACCGGAGGATGGTCGAGCCGCTCCACATAGCTGAGTACTATAAATGGGGCAAAAGAAGTTACATATCCCAAGGGAGACCCAAGCACTTCAAGCTACTGGAACAGTGGCTGGACGAACATCAGAAACAGCCCAAGAATAGCGTTCCTAACAAAtcgaaaatgaagaagatcatgttcagcGTTACAGAGGATTCATGCTTCTGGGCTCATGTGGAGGAGGCACGAATATCGTGCAGGTTGTTGAACACCGGAGGATTGAACAGCACAGAAATAGAGAAATTGGTCGAGTTCGAGAAGTATGTCATGGGTTTGCTCAAGGACTATGCTGTTTCTCCggatattttcttggaaagcAGCAGCTACATGCAATGGTGGAGGGAGTATGAGGACATTTTGAGGAAGCAAATGATAGGAGATTCTCACAACTCGGAActcatttgtttcatgaatgAGGAATACTATTACCAGTATAAATCAGGTACCTGGTAG